The sequence AAAATTTGTGTTTATCGTGTCGTAACCCAACATTAAAATTGCGGATAAATATAATGTTGGGTTACGTTTCAAATATAGATTATTTGTTTAGAACTAATTGATAGTTAACCTAACCCAACCTACGAATATATCTCTATTACTTCTTTCCTCTGCGTACTCTGCGCCCTCTGCGGTTTTTTTTAATCCGTAATTTATTGAATTGAGAAAATATTAACTAATTGACGTTGGGTTACGGTTCAAATTTACGTTATTTGTTTACAACTAATTGATAGTTAACCTAACCCAACCTACGAATTACCAATTACCAACTAAAGAAACAACTTCCTGTAAATCGGTAATAAAATAATCTGCTTCTTGCTTAACTTTTTCTCTCACTGCATATCTACCAAAACCGATAAACATATCAATAACGGGTTTGCTTTCTAAATCGCTGACACCATCACCAATAGCTACTATTTTGTTGGGAGAATATTTCTCTCGTAAACTTTTGACAACTTCGGGTTTACCACCGTTACGTGTTGAGGGATAATTGTGGTCAAAGTCGCGATAGCTGCCATCTTCGTTAAAATAAAGGTCAACAGCTTCGATAAATTCTACACCAAGATAATCGGCTAAAGGTTTGATTGCTTGACGATAACCACCACTCAAAATAATTGGTGTCCAACCTCGATCTTTCAAAGTTGTAATAACCTGCTTCGCGGAAGGTTCAACTGTATCGATATATAACTTACCAACTTTAGAAACAGAATCGGCAGAAGGTTGAATAATTTCCAAACGTTTTGCAAAAATACTTTCTAAAGCAATCTTCCCTTCCATAGCTTGGGCAGTCATTTTCTCAATTTCTTGAGTAGCTGACTCACCAGCAGCACGTGCTAACTCATCAACCCCTTCAATACTGCTCAAAGTACTGTCGCAATCAAAAATAATAATCTTATCGTATTGGCTCGTCATATCTTCAAAACCCATAACCACGAGCATCTTATCAATATTTGGTTGTTAATTGTTAGTTAGTAGGTTGGGTTAGACACGAAAAGTCAATTTCCCTTGTAACAGAAATCTTTGATAATCGTGTCGTAACCCAACACCATGATTGTGAGTGAATATTATGTTGGGTTACGGTTCAAATTTAAGTTATTGCTTTACAAGCAAATTTGCAGTGAACCTAACCCAACCTACAAACTAATTTCCCTGTTAACAATTACCAATTACCCATTGCCAATTACCAACTTATAATTATTAAATGCGATTTTTATCTTTATTTTTTGCTACTCTGCTTGCAGTAATCTTACTACCTATCCCGATGGTTGCTGCTGTTACTCCTATTACTCCTGGAGACAATCTTGTTGTTGAGGGAATTCCGTCAATTCCTTCAGATATAGTACAGAAAGTTGAACGCTATACTCAGTTTCGTTCTGCTGGTATTTCTAGCTGGCATCCCACAAAGCGTGAAATGCTGATTTCCACCCGTTTTGCAGATACGCGACAAACACATTATGTTAAATCTCCCCTGGCTACTCGTCAACAGTTAACGTTCTTTCCAGAACCCGTTCGCGGTGCGAGTTTTCAACCTAGCGACGGTAATTATTTTGTCTTTAGTAAAGATGCTGGAGGTAATGAATTTAACCAAAATTATCGCTATGACTTAGATACCGGGGAAACTACTCTATTAACCGATGGTGAATCAAAAAACAGTCGTGGTGTATGGTCTAACCGTGGCGATCGCATGATTTACACTTCCACTCGCCGCACGGGTAATGATGCTGATTTTTACATTATTAATCCGCAAATTCCCGCAAGCAATAAGTTGTTAACCCAAAATGAAGGTGGTGGCTGGTACGGTTTGGATTGGTCGCCAAATGATGATAAATATTTAGCGTTGCAGTATGTTTCGGTGAATGAAAGTTATCTATGGTTGGTTGATACTTCTACAGGTGAGAAGCAACGGCTATTACCTTCATATGGTGAAGAAAAGATTTCTTACGACGGCGGTTATTTTAGTAAAGATGGCAAAGGCTTATATGTAATTACAGATAGGGATTCCGAGTTTTCCCGGTTGGCTTATGTTGAACTCGATACTTTGCAGCATACCTATCTCAGCAAAAAATTTCGTTGGGATGTCACAGATTTTGACCTTTCCGACGACGGTAATTTCTTAGCTTTCGTTACTAACGAAGATGGTACTGGAGTATTACACATATTAAATACTGCTACCCGTCGTTTCAAACGTTTACCAAAGCTTCCTATCGGTCAAGTTTACGGTATCAGATGGCATAATAATAACCAAGATTTAGGTTTTACACTGATTTCAGCGAAATATACTGCCGATGCTTACTCTTTAAATATTCGCAACAACAAAGTTGAGCGTTGGACATTAAGCGAAACTGGTGGTTTAAATACTAGCAGCTTCTCAGATGCTGAATTAGTAAGGTGGAAGAGTTTCGACGGTAGAACAATTTCCGGCTTTTTATATCGTCCTCCCGCTAAGTTTACCGGAAAACGTCCGGTTATTATCAACATTCACGGCGGTCCGGAATCGCAGTTTCGTCCTTCTTTTTTGGGAAGATATAATTACTACCTGAATGAGTTGGGGGTTGCGGTTATATTTCCTAATGTCAGGGGTTCGACGGGATACGGCAAGACTTTTACTAAGTTAGATAATGGTTTTCGTCGGGAAGATTCTGTTAAAGATATCGGTACATTACTTGATTGGATAGCAACGCAACCGGAATTAGATGCAGATAAAATTTTAGTTACTGGGGGAAGTTATGGTGGCTATATGTCTTTGGCTGTGGCGACGAAATACAGTGATAAAATTAAAGCTGCAATTGATATTGTGGGGATTTCCAATTTTGTCACCTTCCTCGAAAATACCAAAGGTTATCGCAGAGATTTGCGACGGGTGGAATATGGAGACGAAAGAGATCCAAAAATGCGAGAGTTTCTAGAGAAAATTTCTCCGACAAATAATGCTGAGAATATCAAAGTGCCGTTATTTGTAATTCACGGTAAAAATGACCCCAGAGTACCGTTAATAGAAGCCGAACAAATAGTAGAAACAGTGAGAAAGAATGATGTCCCGGTGTGGTATTTAATGGCGAAAGATGAAGGGCATGGATTTAGGAAGAAGAAGAATATTGACTTTCAGTTTTATTCTACCGTGATGTTTATTAAGGAGTTTTTGATTGGTAATGGGTGATTGGTAATGGGTAATTGGGCATGGGGAGCATCCTAATTTTTAATAAATATTTAACCCCACAGGCTATAAGCCTGGGGCTAATATTGCCAAGCCCACCTTCGTGGGCTAAGAAATCTTGTAGCCCACGAAGGTGGGCTTCGTTTATGTAGCCCCAGGCTTATAGCCTGCGGGGTTTTGACACAATTGGGATGCTCTCAATTTGAATTGATTAAATCATTGTTTAATAATTGTAGGGTGCTGTGACACTTAGAGAAATTTTGAAAGTGAAAAAGAAGTTTTATAGTGTCACGCACCTGAAGAACCATTTTTATAATTGTAGGGTACTAATTTAAATTTCCTCTCTCTAACTCTTCCTCTGCGCTCTCTGCGCTCTCTGCGGTTTTTTTCTCATTCCGATGTAACCAAAGAAAACCGTCATTGCGACGAAGGAAGCAATCCCAATATCTCCACTACCAACGAGTTAATGCGATTGCTTCGTTTCACTCGCAATGACAAAAACTAATAATCATCCCTCACTTTCTCCCTTCTTTTCACGTAAATATTCCAAATTATTGCGATAAAGCACAGTATCCGGATGAGTTTCTCCGAAAATCTGTTCCACAATCTCCAAAGCTTGGATATAAAGGGGTTCTGCTTGTTCGTACTTTCCCATGTTTTTATAAAAATAAGCTAAATTGTTCAAACTGCCTGCAGTGTCGGGATGATTTTCTCCCTGAAGTTGTTTTGTTAATTGCAAAGCTTGGATGTAAAGGGGCTCTGCTTTTTCGTACTTTCCTTGGTTGTCGTATAAGCAAGCTAAATTGTTAAAAATGCTTGCAGTGTCGGGATGGTTTTCTCCGAAAAGCTTTTTTCTTAATTGCAAAGCTTGGATACAAAGTGATTCTGCTTGTTCGTATTTTCCTTGATTGGAATAGAGTAAAGCTAAATTGTTCAAACTGGTTGCTGTGTGAGGATGATTAATTCCGAGAAGTTGTTTTCTTAATTCCAAAGCTTGGATATAAAGGGGTTCTGCTTGTTCGTACTTTCCTTGGTTGTAGTATAAGCAAGCTAAATTGTTTATACTGCTTGCAGTGTGGGGATGATTTTCTCCGAGAAGTTGTTTTCTTAATTGCAAAGCTTGGATATAAAGAGGTTCTGCTTGCTCGTGTTTTCCTTGGTTGTCGTACAAACAAGCTAAATTGTTCAAACTGTTTGCGTAGGAAGGATGATTTTCTCCGAGAAGTTGTTTTCTTAATTGCAAAGCTTGGATATAAAGAGGTTCTGCTTGTTCGTATCTTCCCATCTTGTTGTAGAGATAAGCTAAATTATTTAGGCATTGTGCAACAAGGGTATGATTTTTTCCTAGTTGCTGTTCATATGACTCCAAAGCTTCGATGTAAAGAGGTTCTGCTTGTTCGTATTTTCCTTGAGATTCGTAGAGTGAAGCTAAATTGTTCAAGCCAAGCGCAAAACGGGGATGGGTTTTTCCAAGTAGCTGTTTTGTTAATTGCAAAGCTTGAATGAAAAGTGGTTCTGCTGCTGAGTATTTTCCTTGCTCGGAGTAGAGTCTAGCTAAATAGTTCAAGCTAACGGCAAAACGGGAATGGTTTTGTCCAAGTTGTTGTTTTATTAATTGCAAAGCTTGAATGAAAAGTGGTTCTGCTGCTGAATACTTTCCTTGGCATTGATAGATTGCTGCTAACTTGTTTAAGCTCATCCCAAAATCGGGATGATTTTCTCCTAAACGCGATCGCACTGTTGATAGACATTGTTCATACCAAGGTTGTGCTAATGCATACAAACCTTGTTCTTGGTAAAACCTCCCTATATCATAAAAAGCCCAATATAGATTTTCATCGCTAACTCCATCAAGATGATTTTCAAGGACTTCTGTAAAATGAGGAATCGCATTTTTCACAGAATTACGAAATTCTAGAGTTGGTGTTTTGGAAATTGTTTCACCAATTTCAATAAAAGTATCGGTAAATGCTTGTTTAAATTCATTTGCTTGTACTGATGCTTGTAATTTAACTTTCAAAAACTCGCGAATTAAAGGATGAATTTGATAGCTAGCTTCTCCTTCTTCTAACCTTTTAATGACATTGCGTCCATGAAGTAACTTTTTCGCATTTTTAACATCTTTCTTTTTCCAACTTAACGACTCGCTAACAGACTCTACATACTCCCAAGCAATTTCATTGGGATTGAATAAACTTAATAACTCTCCAACTTCCCGAGTCTTTTTCTCAAGTTTTTCCCAAGTTAAATTGAATGCAGCTTGAACTCCTAGTCTAGCTGTCATTTCTGTATTTTCTAAATCATCTGACTCGGGATTGATAGCTTCATTGTTCAATCGCTCCTCTTGCAACTCTTCCAACATATCAGCGATTGATAAATCCGCATCTTCTACCAAATATCTTCCAACTAATTCCAAACCAAGAGGTAAATAACCCAACCATTTACATAAATCTTTGGCTGTTTCAAGTTCCTTGTCAATCCGTTTATCTTCCTCACCTAAAATACCTCTCAACAACGACAACGCTTCATCTTCTGAAAGAATATCAAGGGTTATATCAACTAAATTTGTATCTAACCCTCGTTGACGAGTGGTAATTAATAACTTAAAACGTTGATTATCAGTTCTTGGTAATAGTTTTTTGATTTCTTTGTATTCGGTTACATCATCTAAGATTACCAATACCAAACCTTGAGGTGGCTGCCAATTTTGCCAACACCAAGCTACTTGTTCCTCAAGAGTCAGCGGATTTTCTTGGATATCTTTTTGTGGAACTTCCAAACGCATTTTCTGCTGGATAAATTGAATAATTTCCGCAGCTAAATTGGTATCTCTAACATTTAACCAACAAATCCCCCCAGAATAATCATCGTAGTATTTTCGTGCGTACTGTATCGCTAATTCAGTTTTCCCAACACCACCCATTCCCGACACAGCAGAAATAGCGACTCTATTATTTTTGTGTTGATATAATTCCTCATGTACTTTGACAAGTTCATTTATTCGTCCGACAAAATTTGGATTACCAATTTTTGGTATATATTTGATGGGATGATACTTTGTCGGTTCCCTTCCCGACGACTGTAGTCAAGAATTGGGATTATTGTAATTAATAGTAATAGGGCTATCTTTTACACCTTGAAAAATGGGTGCTTTGTTATCTTTATTATTATATTGATTTCCTTCTCCACTATTAACAATTAGTACATTTTCACCCTGCATTTCACCGATATTAATTTCTTGCTGAATCTCACGGGCTAGGTTTTGTACTTCTTGAGCAAAACTTGTATCCCATTCCATTTCTTTCTCTAAGTATTGAGCAACTAAATCCAAATCTTGCCCAGAGCCTTTATCCGCAGCAGTTAAAGCATTTTGTGCTGCTTGATTGTTACCGAATTTCAGCCAAATCTTTTTGCGTAGCGAGTCAATTTTATTCCAAGTTGCCTCAGTAAACTTTTCAATGGACTTTTCAAAAGCTTTAGTAAAAGCAAGAGTCGCGATCGCACTGGCTGTAATAGCTTCCATAACCGTTTTTATCAAGGGGAAATTACATTACAGGATACATAAATAATTTTAAATATTCCGTAAAAGTAAAAATTCTTGAATATAGCGGTTTTCACTTGAGTGTAATACAGCTTCGGAACCTCACCCCGCCTTCCCTTCCCCTCTCCTTATTAAGGAGAAGGGAAGGGAAGTCGTTTCGTGTATTCTATTCAACTGAAAATGGCTATATTTTCGGTAATTTTAGAGCGAGCGGGGAGTAGCATTTTAACAATGCCCCATGCCCTATCCCCCATGCCCAATTATTTTATCCTTTCAACATAGTTTTAATTTGATCGATTAAACTCGTACCACCCCAAATCAAAGCTGCAAAAACCGAACCAATTAAAATTGCAGCGATCGCACAAATAGTTAAACCTCCCAAACTAATTGCACCGTCGTCTTCTAATAATCCAAATCCGGTTACAAATATGCCAATTGCTGGTAAGGTATTTGTTCCGGGAATGGGAATCATCATGAAGCTTGACATTAAAGCAATGGCTAATCCAATAATGATTTTTCCGGGAATAGTAGTACAAACGAATGGTAAACGGGGACGACTTACTGCTTCGATTTTCTGTAAAAGAGGTATTCCAGCTTTGATAAATTTTTGTGCTGTTTCAAGTTTGATAGGACGTTTTGCGAATTTTTCAGGTAGCCAGGGTTCTTGACGACCTATAATTAATTGCGCTGCTAAGACTATCATGATAATTCCGAAGGGAATTGATATAACTGGTGCCGGGAGCGGTAAAGCTGAAGGTAAAGAGAGGATGACAAACAAAAATCCGAAAATTCTTTCCCCTGCTAAATCTAGGACATTTTCTAAAGTTACGGTATCACCACGTTTCTCTTCAAAAAAAAACCGGTTCAATTCCTTGGACAGTTTAGCCATAAGATTATTAAGAATACAGTTTTATCAAGCACAATATACAACCTGAAGATTAACTATACCGGAAGCGCTGCTTGTTTTCATCATGGGAAGATACTTAAAAGTTATTAGATTGTTCTGGAGTGCTGCTATTGCGGCTGAAATGGAGTACCGTGTCAATTTTGTTATTGCGACTCTCAGCAGCGTGGGAAACCTTGCAGGGAGCTTGTTTAGCTTGTTTTTGTTTTACCGTACTGGCTATACTTTTTCTGGTTGGCAATGGGAAGCTGCTTTAATTGTCGTGGGAATCTACACTTTATTGCAGGGCTTTGCAGAAACTTTCCTTTCTCCCAATTTAAACCGCATTGTTCGTCACGTACAGGAAGGAACTTTAGATTTTGTCTTGCTAAAACCCATTCGCAGTCAATTTTGGCTTTCTTCCCACACCGTTTCACCTTGGGGAATCTCGGATTTGATTTTCGGTACGATTATGATTATTTACGCTGGTAATCGCCTGGGTTTGGGAATCGGTGATTATCTTGTGAGCATTCCGGCGCTGTTTTTTGGTTTGGTAATTCTTTATAGCTTGTGGTTTATGTTGGGAGCTACGAGTATTTGGTTTGTGAAAATATATAATGTCACGGAAGTTTTAAGAGGGTTATTGGAAGCGGGTAGGTTTCCGATGGTGGCTTATCCAGCAACTTTTCGGATATTTTTTACTTTTGTGGTTCCGGTGGCATTTTTAACTACGGTACCTGCGGAAGCGATGCTTGGTAGAACTCAAATTTCTTGGGTTATAGGTGCGGGAATTTTAGCTTTAGTGTTGTTTTTTGTTTCGTCGAGATTTTGGCGGTTTGCGTTGAGATATTATACTAGTGCTTCGAGCTAGGGGTTTAGGTAATAATATTTTTAAACGCAGAATGGCACAGAGTCGCGCTGAGTTTAAGGAAGAGAGAGGATTTAAATGGTATTAAATCTTTTAAATCAATTGGTAAGTGAATTAAAAGAACTAGGTGCCATACAATCTATTGAGGTGGAAAAGGCATTTAGCAAAGTTTTACGTCATAAATTACTAGAAACTTTTTATCTTCCCAGGGATTTACAACAACCAATTGAACATAAATCAAGTAATCCAGATTCGGAACATTTAAAGCTGATTTACTCTAATAATTCTCTTGTTACTCGTATAAGTAATGGTTTCCCATCAAGTTCAACATCCGAACCTTTGTTAATGGCTCGTATGATTGAATTGCTGGCGCTCTCTCCCAATCTTAAAGTGTTAGAAGTTGGCACAGGTACGGGTTATAATTCTGCACTGATATCGGAAATAGTTGGCAATCAAAATCTAGTTGTCTCGGTAGATATTCAAGAGGATGTCA comes from Rivularia sp. PCC 7116 and encodes:
- a CDS encoding tetratricopeptide repeat protein, whose amino-acid sequence is MPKIGNPNFVGRINELVKVHEELYQHKNNRVAISAVSGMGGVGKTELAIQYARKYYDDYSGGICWLNVRDTNLAAEIIQFIQQKMRLEVPQKDIQENPLTLEEQVAWCWQNWQPPQGLVLVILDDVTEYKEIKKLLPRTDNQRFKLLITTRQRGLDTNLVDITLDILSEDEALSLLRGILGEEDKRIDKELETAKDLCKWLGYLPLGLELVGRYLVEDADLSIADMLEELQEERLNNEAINPESDDLENTEMTARLGVQAAFNLTWEKLEKKTREVGELLSLFNPNEIAWEYVESVSESLSWKKKDVKNAKKLLHGRNVIKRLEEGEASYQIHPLIREFLKVKLQASVQANEFKQAFTDTFIEIGETISKTPTLEFRNSVKNAIPHFTEVLENHLDGVSDENLYWAFYDIGRFYQEQGLYALAQPWYEQCLSTVRSRLGENHPDFGMSLNKLAAIYQCQGKYSAAEPLFIQALQLIKQQLGQNHSRFAVSLNYLARLYSEQGKYSAAEPLFIQALQLTKQLLGKTHPRFALGLNNLASLYESQGKYEQAEPLYIEALESYEQQLGKNHTLVAQCLNNLAYLYNKMGRYEQAEPLYIQALQLRKQLLGENHPSYANSLNNLACLYDNQGKHEQAEPLYIQALQLRKQLLGENHPHTASSINNLACLYYNQGKYEQAEPLYIQALELRKQLLGINHPHTATSLNNLALLYSNQGKYEQAESLCIQALQLRKKLFGENHPDTASIFNNLACLYDNQGKYEKAEPLYIQALQLTKQLQGENHPDTAGSLNNLAYFYKNMGKYEQAEPLYIQALEIVEQIFGETHPDTVLYRNNLEYLREKKGESEG
- a CDS encoding HAD-IB family phosphatase; translated protein: MTSQYDKIIIFDCDSTLSSIEGVDELARAAGESATQEIEKMTAQAMEGKIALESIFAKRLEIIQPSADSVSKVGKLYIDTVEPSAKQVITTLKDRGWTPIILSGGYRQAIKPLADYLGVEFIEAVDLYFNEDGSYRDFDHNYPSTRNGGKPEVVKSLREKYSPNKIVAIGDGVSDLESKPVIDMFIGFGRYAVREKVKQEADYFITDLQEVVSLVGNW
- a CDS encoding exopolysaccharide biosynthesis protein, which encodes MAKLSKELNRFFFEEKRGDTVTLENVLDLAGERIFGFLFVILSLPSALPLPAPVISIPFGIIMIVLAAQLIIGRQEPWLPEKFAKRPIKLETAQKFIKAGIPLLQKIEAVSRPRLPFVCTTIPGKIIIGLAIALMSSFMMIPIPGTNTLPAIGIFVTGFGLLEDDGAISLGGLTICAIAAILIGSVFAALIWGGTSLIDQIKTMLKG
- a CDS encoding alpha/beta fold hydrolase, which translates into the protein MRFLSLFFATLLAVILLPIPMVAAVTPITPGDNLVVEGIPSIPSDIVQKVERYTQFRSAGISSWHPTKREMLISTRFADTRQTHYVKSPLATRQQLTFFPEPVRGASFQPSDGNYFVFSKDAGGNEFNQNYRYDLDTGETTLLTDGESKNSRGVWSNRGDRMIYTSTRRTGNDADFYIINPQIPASNKLLTQNEGGGWYGLDWSPNDDKYLALQYVSVNESYLWLVDTSTGEKQRLLPSYGEEKISYDGGYFSKDGKGLYVITDRDSEFSRLAYVELDTLQHTYLSKKFRWDVTDFDLSDDGNFLAFVTNEDGTGVLHILNTATRRFKRLPKLPIGQVYGIRWHNNNQDLGFTLISAKYTADAYSLNIRNNKVERWTLSETGGLNTSSFSDAELVRWKSFDGRTISGFLYRPPAKFTGKRPVIINIHGGPESQFRPSFLGRYNYYLNELGVAVIFPNVRGSTGYGKTFTKLDNGFRREDSVKDIGTLLDWIATQPELDADKILVTGGSYGGYMSLAVATKYSDKIKAAIDIVGISNFVTFLENTKGYRRDLRRVEYGDERDPKMREFLEKISPTNNAENIKVPLFVIHGKNDPRVPLIEAEQIVETVRKNDVPVWYLMAKDEGHGFRKKKNIDFQFYSTVMFIKEFLIGNG
- a CDS encoding ABC transporter permease, whose product is MGRYLKVIRLFWSAAIAAEMEYRVNFVIATLSSVGNLAGSLFSLFLFYRTGYTFSGWQWEAALIVVGIYTLLQGFAETFLSPNLNRIVRHVQEGTLDFVLLKPIRSQFWLSSHTVSPWGISDLIFGTIMIIYAGNRLGLGIGDYLVSIPALFFGLVILYSLWFMLGATSIWFVKIYNVTEVLRGLLEAGRFPMVAYPATFRIFFTFVVPVAFLTTVPAEAMLGRTQISWVIGAGILALVLFFVSSRFWRFALRYYTSASS